GGCACACGTATAGTCAAGGCGCAGTCAGCAATGAAGCTGCGTCTAGGCATTTTTCGTGTATTGCATTTCGAGTGTGGACTTCACCCCAAGACGGACAATTAGTCCATCAAAAGTGGTTCCCCCGCCCTTGCCTGAATATTTACTGTCCGAGCTGCGAAGGCAAGGTTCGGTGTCGCAGTCCGGTAACGCTTTGGTTACGGCGTCAGATTATTACTATACGGTACGAGCGGTAAACGTGATAATTCCGTTACCTGTTTCATCAATAGTTCTATGTCAAGAAAACTGTCAGCTCATGGAGACAAAAACGTGAGATGCAACCTCTGGCGGCAGCTCCAATGCACCCTCAATTCCAGGGACTCGCACGGAGATGTATTCCCCCACTTGTTCCAAGGAAATACGGGCCCCAGGGCGCAATCCACCCTCATCCAATTGGAGCAGTAGCTCGGGCTCCACCTGTATCCTTTCGGACAGCCTGTGAATGATGACTTCTTGATCCGGCGCATAGCTACTCATGGCGTCAACTAGTGTGACCAATCCCGCAGCAAAAAGAGGAGCTTCGTCCCCGCCAAGCTCTTCCAGACCCGGAATTGGGTTGCCATAAGGAGATTCCTTGGGTCGGCCCAAGAGATCGAACAGACGCTGTTCGACCCTCTCGCTCATGACGTGTTCCCAACGGCAGGCTTCCTCGTGCACAAAGGCCCAGTCCAGCCCAATGACATCTGAGAGCAGCCGCTCGGCCAGTCGGTGTTTG
The Arthrobacter alpinus genome window above contains:
- a CDS encoding metal-dependent transcriptional regulator, with protein sequence MADLIDTTEMYLRTILELEEENIVALRARIAERLHHSGPTVSQTIGRMERDGLVIVSGDRHLELTADGRDKATRVMRKHRLAERLLSDVIGLDWAFVHEEACRWEHVMSERVEQRLFDLLGRPKESPYGNPIPGLEELGGDEAPLFAAGLVTLVDAMSSYAPDQEVIIHRLSERIQVEPELLLQLDEGGLRPGARISLEQVGEYISVRVPGIEGALELPPEVASHVFVSMS